In Perca fluviatilis chromosome 11, GENO_Pfluv_1.0, whole genome shotgun sequence, the following proteins share a genomic window:
- the LOC120567764 gene encoding elongation factor 2: MVNFTVDQIRAIMDKKSNIRNMSVIAHVDHGKSTLTDSLVSKAGIIASSRAGETRFTDTRKDEQERCITIKSTAISMYYELADNDLAFIKQCVDGNGFLINLIDSPGHVDFSSEVTAALRVTDGALVVVDCVSGVCVQTETVLRQAIAERIKPVLMMNKMDRALLELQLEPDELFQTFQRIVENVNVIISTYGEDEAGPMGNIMIDPVVGTVGFGSGLHGWAFTLKQFAEMYVAKFTAKGDAQLGPAERCKKVEDMMKKLWGERFFDPVAGKFSKTATGPDGQKLPRSFCQLVLDPIFKVFDAIMNFKKDETAKLIEKLNVKLDSEDKEKEGKALLKAVMRRWLPAGEALLQMITIHLPSPVTAQKYRCELLYEGPGDDEAAMGIKNCDPKAPLVMYISKMVPTTDKGRFYAFGRVFSGCVSTGLKVRIMGPNYTPGKKEDLYIKPIQRTVLMMGRYVEPIEDVPCGNIVGLVGVDQFLVKTGTITTYEHAHNLRVMKFSVSPVVRVAVEAKNPADLPKLVEGLKRLAKSDPMVQCIIEESGEHIIAGAGELHLEICLKDLEEDHAGVPLKKSDPVVSYRETVTEESYQMCLSKSPNKHNRLFMKSRPFPDGLADDIEKGEVGHRQELKVRARYLADKYEWEVTEARKIWCFGPDGSGANLLVDVTKGVQYLNEIKDSVVAGFQWATKEGALCEENMRAVRFDIHDVTLHTDAIHRGGGQIIPTARRVLYACQLTAQPRLMEPVYLVEIQCPEQVVGGIYGVLNRKRGHVFEESQVIGTPMFVVKAYLPVNESFGFTADLRSNTGGQAFPQCIFDHWQILPGDPSDPTTKPFLVVAEIRKRKGLKEGIPAVDNYLDKL; this comes from the exons ATG GTGAACTTCACTGTGGATCAGATCCGCGCCATTATGGACAAGAAGTCCAACATTAGGAACATGTCTGTGATTGCCCACGTGGATCATGGGAAGTCCACTCTGACTGACTCGCTGGTGTCCAAGGCAGGGATCATTGCTTCATCCCGTGCCGGAGAGACACGTTTCACAGACACGCGCAAAGACGAGCAGGAGCGCTGCATCACCATCAAATCAAC GGCCATCTCTATGTACTATGAGCTCGCAGATAACGACCTGGCTTTTATCAAGCAATGTGTAGACGGAAACGGCTTCCTCATCAACCTGATTGATTCTCCTGGTCACGTTGACTTCTCCTCTGAGGTCACTGCAGCCCTCAGGGTAACTGATGGAGCCCTGGTGGTGGTGGACTGTGTCTCAG gtgtgtgtgtgcagactgAGACCGTGCTGCGGCAGGCCATCGCCGAGCGCATCAAGCCGGTTCTGATGATGAACAAGATGGACCGGgccctgctggagctgcagcTGGAGCCAGACGAGCTCTTCCAGACCTTTCAGCGTATCGTGGAGAATGTCAACGTCATTATCTCCACCTATGGAGAGGATGAGGCGGGACCCATGGGGAACATCATG atTGACCCTGTTGTTGGTACAGTCGGGTTCGGCTCTGGCCTCCATGGCTGGGCTTTCACCTTGAAGCAGTTTGCTGAGATGTATGTGGCGAAGTTCACTGCGAAAGGAGATGCTCAACTGGGACCAGCAGAGAGGTGTAAGAAGGTAGAGGACATGATGAAGAAACTGTGGGGAGAAAG ATTTTTTGACCCAGTTGCTGGCAAGTTCAGTAAGACTGCCACCGGTCCTGATGGGCAGAAACTTCCCCGCTCCTTCTGCCAGCTCGTTTTGGACCCCATCTTTAAG GTTTTTGATGCCATCATGAATTTCAAGAAGGACGAAACAGCCAAACTAATTGAGAAGCTGAACGTCAAACTAGACTCTGAGGACAAGGAGAAAGAGGGGAAGGCCCTGCTGAAGGCCGTGATGCGCCGCTGGCTGCCTGCCGGAGAGGCCCTGCTCCAGATGATCACCATCCACCTGCCCTCCCCCGTCACTGCACAGAAATACCGCTGTGAGCTTCTCTATGAAGGGCCGGGAGACGACGAGGCCGCCATGG GTATTAAAAACTGCGATCCTAAGGCTCCTCTGGTCATGTACATTTCCAAGATGGTCCCAACCACCGACAAGGGTCGTTTCTACGCCTTTGGCCGTGTGTTCTCTGGCTGTGTGTCCACTGGCCTGAAAGTGCGCATCATGGGGCCAAACTATACCCCTGGCAAGAAGGAGGACCTTTACATCAAACCCATCCAGAG GACTGTTCTGATGATGGGCCGGTATGTGGAGCCTATTGAAGATGTCCCATGTGGCAACATCGTGGGTCTTGTTGGAGTAGACCAGTTCCTGGTTAAGACGGGGACGATTACCACCTATGAACAT GCCCACAACTTGCGGGTGATGAAGTTCAGTGTCAGCCCTGTGGTCAGAGTTGCTGTGGAGGCCAAGAACCCCGCTGATCTGCCCAAGCTGGTGGAGGGACTGAAGCGTCTGGCCAAGTCTGACCCCATGGTGCAGTGCATCATCGAGGAATCCGGGGAGCACATCATCGCCGGAGCAGGAGAGCTGCACCTGGAGATCTGCCTGAAGGACCTGGAGGAGGACCACGCCGGCGTTCCACTGAAG AAATCAGACCCAGTCGTGTCTTACAGAGAGACGGTGACGGAAGAATCGTACCAGATGTGTCTGTCCAAGTCCCCCAACAAGCACAATCGTCTCTTCatgaagtcccgccccttccccGACGGCCTGGCTGATGATATCGAGAAGGGGGAGGTCGGCCATCGCCAGGAGCTCAAGGTCCGTGCCCGCTACCTCGCCGACAAGTATGAGTGGGAGGTGACAGAAGCCAGGAAGATCTGGTGCTTCGGCCCAGACGGAAGCGGGGCCAACCTGCTGGTAGACGTGACAAAGGGGGTTCAGTACCTCAACGAGATCAAGGACAGCGTCGTGGCTGGTTTCCAGTGGGCGACTAAAGAG GGCGCTCTATGTGAGGAGAATATGCGCGCAGTTCGCTTTGACATTCACGACGTGACGCTGCACACAGACGCCATCCACCGCGGTGGAGGACAGATTATTCCCACAGCTCGTAGGGTCCTGTACGCCTGCCAGCTCACCGCTCAGCCACGACTCATGGAGCCTGTGTACCTGGTGGAGATACAG TGCCCGGAGCAGGTGGTCGGTGGCATCTACGGCGTGTTGAACAGGAAACGAGGACATGTGTTTGAGGAATCCCAAGTGATTGGCACTCCCATGTTTGTGGTGAAAGCCTACCTTCCTGTCAACGAGTCCTTTG GGTTCACAGCTGACCTGCGCAGCAACACTGGAGGCCAGGCCTTTCCTCAGTGTATTTTTGACCACTGGCAGATTCTACCTGGAGACCCCAGCGACCCCACCACTAAACCCTTCCTGGTTGTCGCTGAAATCAGGAAACGCAAAGGTCTAAAAGAGGGCATTCCTGCCGTAGACAACTACTTGGACAAACTGTAA